The following proteins are co-located in the Candidatus Delongbacteria bacterium genome:
- a CDS encoding ABC transporter permease has product MFNRFSTSVFIAIDSLKSNIVRSFLTTLGIIFGVGAVIAMTSIGEGAKEEIIAQIKQLGMDNIIISIDNSDESNQQKGTLTFRDLYNLNESFKENRITGVVKFNPRCFINSKYQNNDVLAVNSDYFSINSLFPAKGFFFTEDNENSYDKVCVITTSLSRNLFAMESSIGKKIKIGNEWFTIIGEAEIEALKKSDKVDMSAMDNRDKSIFIPLQTYQKRFSANATLTSIIFNTGDENKVLPYSKILKRKMATLHNNKEDFKLLVPQELLAQSQNTQNIFNLVMGTIASISLLVGGIGIMNIMLANALERRKEIGIRRAIGATRKDILFQFIFEASLISFLGGVIGIFLGIIMTYFISKYAEWGTSINALSILAAFVVSVSVGLIFGILPARKAADMNPIDALRYE; this is encoded by the coding sequence ATGTTCAATAGATTCAGTACTTCAGTATTTATCGCTATTGACTCTCTAAAATCGAATATTGTGAGATCATTTCTAACAACACTTGGTATTATTTTCGGGGTTGGTGCAGTTATAGCGATGACATCAATAGGTGAAGGAGCAAAAGAGGAGATTATTGCTCAAATCAAGCAATTAGGAATGGATAATATTATCATTTCAATCGATAATTCTGATGAAAGTAATCAACAAAAAGGAACCTTGACTTTTAGAGATTTATATAACCTTAATGAGTCATTTAAAGAAAATAGAATAACAGGTGTTGTTAAGTTTAATCCCAGATGTTTTATAAATAGCAAGTATCAAAACAATGATGTACTTGCAGTCAATTCTGACTACTTCTCAATAAACAGTCTTTTTCCTGCAAAAGGCTTTTTCTTTACCGAAGATAATGAGAATAGCTATGACAAGGTCTGTGTTATTACAACTTCATTAAGTAGAAATCTTTTTGCCATGGAGTCATCCATTGGAAAGAAAATCAAAATTGGTAATGAATGGTTTACGATTATTGGTGAAGCAGAGATTGAAGCTCTTAAAAAAAGCGATAAAGTTGATATGTCCGCAATGGATAATAGAGATAAAAGCATTTTCATTCCCCTTCAGACTTATCAAAAAAGATTTTCTGCAAACGCAACTCTTACTTCAATTATTTTTAATACAGGTGATGAAAACAAGGTGCTTCCTTACAGTAAAATTTTGAAAAGGAAAATGGCAACTCTACACAATAATAAAGAGGATTTCAAGCTTTTAGTACCTCAAGAATTATTGGCTCAGAGTCAAAACACTCAAAATATATTTAATCTAGTAATGGGAACTATCGCCTCTATTTCACTTTTAGTAGGTGGAATTGGGATTATGAATATAATGCTTGCTAATGCCCTCGAAAGAAGAAAAGAGATTGGCATCAGAAGGGCAATAGGTGCTACTAGAAAAGATATCCTTTTTCAATTTATTTTTGAAGCCAGTTTAATTAGTTTTCTAGGTGGAGTAATAGGAATTTTCCTTGGAATCATCATGACCTACTTTATAAGTAAATATGCTGAATGGGGTACTTCAATAAATGCTTTATCAATTTTGGCTGCATTTGTTGTCTCGGTAAGTGTAGGTCTGATATTTGGAATTTTACCTGCTAGAAAAGCTGCCGATATGAACCCAATAGATGCTCTCAGATATGAATAA
- a CDS encoding hybrid sensor histidine kinase/response regulator yields MERNRIVIVDDEESIVISIKALLRRQYEVVGFTDPRKAFEFISNNNIDVLITDEAMPYLRGTELVTKLHEINCDACKIIISGNTDKDHIIKILNSGIIYAFLFKPADSEQLMLTIEKGLELIKANREILKKNRMLIETNSNLETIVKRRTEALIQQEKYSEVGKFAASIVHNFRNPLQNLGMAAEMLEIKIGDCKMNADLSKWTEVIKDGVSNLESMVKSILSGVRTTDYDHELPFNINDILKQSLVFNEINSFFKHEVVRNVEYCDDLPLFVGHETHFIQVFDNMIKNSIDAMENSPRKTLSIKTSKEDNNIIITIKDTGCGINRDNLEKIFSSDFTTKPPGKGTGLGLSIAKQMIEAYGGSIDVHSVIDKGTEFIISLPLKDGVLNVQ; encoded by the coding sequence ATGGAAAGAAACCGGATAGTAATTGTTGATGATGAAGAAAGTATTGTTATAAGTATCAAAGCTTTACTAAGAAGACAATATGAAGTTGTTGGATTCACAGACCCAAGAAAGGCTTTTGAATTCATCTCAAACAACAATATAGATGTACTGATTACTGATGAGGCAATGCCCTACCTAAGAGGCACAGAACTTGTTACAAAACTTCATGAAATTAATTGCGATGCCTGTAAAATTATTATTTCTGGTAACACAGACAAAGATCACATTATTAAAATTTTAAATTCAGGAATTATTTATGCTTTTCTTTTCAAACCGGCTGACTCTGAACAGTTGATGCTAACAATTGAAAAAGGTTTGGAACTTATTAAAGCAAATAGAGAAATTCTCAAAAAAAATCGAATGCTTATCGAAACAAATTCAAATCTGGAAACAATTGTAAAAAGAAGAACAGAGGCCCTTATTCAACAAGAAAAATATTCTGAAGTTGGTAAATTTGCCGCCTCTATTGTACATAATTTTAGAAATCCTTTGCAAAATCTAGGTATGGCAGCTGAAATGTTGGAAATAAAAATTGGTGATTGCAAAATGAATGCAGATCTTAGCAAATGGACTGAAGTAATTAAAGATGGAGTTAGTAATCTTGAGTCTATGGTTAAGAGCATATTATCTGGAGTGAGAACCACCGATTACGATCACGAACTTCCTTTCAATATCAATGATATTCTTAAGCAATCATTAGTTTTTAATGAAATCAACTCTTTTTTCAAACATGAAGTAGTTAGAAATGTTGAGTATTGTGATGACCTCCCTCTTTTTGTAGGACATGAGACTCACTTCATACAAGTTTTTGACAACATGATAAAAAACAGCATTGATGCAATGGAAAATAGCCCCAGAAAAACGCTCTCAATAAAAACTTCTAAAGAAGATAATAATATAATAATTACTATAAAAGATACAGGTTGTGGCATAAATAGAGATAATTTGGAAAAAATTTTCAGCTCTGATTTTACTACAAAACCACCTGGAAAAGGAACTGGGCTTGGCTTATCCATAGCAAAACAGATGATCGAAGCTTATGGAGGATCAATTGACGTTCACTCGGTTATAGATAAGGGAACTGAATTTATAATTTCCCTACCTTTAAAGGATGGAGTACTTAATGTTCAATAG
- a CDS encoding (2Fe-2S) ferredoxin domain-containing protein, translating into MTKVKSLEDLKKMREELKAKLTLRQNGDNVEELVQVKVSMATCGIASGAKEVMDVIIAELDSHAIDGVVTQTGCMGYCYAEPTIEVTVPGKDPVVFSYVDERRAREIVSKYIKAGELVDGILPVNYEKVD; encoded by the coding sequence ATGACAAAGGTAAAATCCTTGGAGGATTTGAAAAAGATGAGAGAGGAGCTTAAAGCTAAATTGACTCTCAGACAAAACGGGGACAATGTTGAAGAACTTGTTCAAGTTAAAGTTTCTATGGCTACATGCGGAATCGCATCTGGTGCAAAAGAGGTTATGGATGTGATTATTGCTGAACTAGACAGTCATGCTATTGATGGTGTTGTTACTCAAACTGGTTGTATGGGATATTGCTATGCAGAGCCTACAATCGAAGTAACAGTTCCAGGAAAAGATCCTGTTGTTTTCAGCTATGTTGATGAGAGAAGAGCCAGAGAGATTGTCAGCAAGTATATCAAGGCTGGTGAGCTGGTTGATGGAATTCTACCGGTTAACTATGAGAAAGTAGACTAA
- a CDS encoding NADH-quinone oxidoreductase subunit NuoF yields the protein MDKFKYHILVCGGTGCRAAEGEMIVENLKKSIEVKNLENDVKVVTTGCFGFCEKGPIVKIVPDNTFYVQVKPSDAAELIEEHIIKGRKVDRLLYKDPKKAELISDSKHMGFYQKQIRIALKNCGFIDPENIQESIAVGGYDALAKVIGTMTQMEVINIIKDSGLRGRGGGGFPTGLKWELTYKNNSDQKYVVCNADEGDPGAFMDRSILEGDPHTVIEAMAICGYAIGATKGLVYIRAEYPLAIKRLKLAIDQAKEYGFLGNDIFGTEFSFDIELRYGAGAFVCGEETALIHSMEGLRGEPTLKPPFPAESGYMGKPTNVNNVETFANIPVIINKGSKWFSSIGTEKSKGTKVFALAGKVNNVGLIEVPMGITLREVIYEIGGGVKNGKKFKAVQTGGPSGGCLTEKHLDTPIDYDNLIAVGSMMGSGGMIVMDEDDCMVSVAKFYLEFTVEESCGKCAPCRIGNKRLHELLDKICHGKGTDEDLYNLKNLSQVIKDTALCGLGQTSPNPVLSTMDNFWNEYVEHVHEHKCTAGQCRALITYNIIEDKCVGCTACARVCPADAIFGEVKKLHTIDQETCIKCGACLEKCKFGAIYIK from the coding sequence ATGGATAAGTTTAAATATCATATTCTGGTTTGCGGCGGTACCGGCTGTAGAGCTGCTGAAGGAGAAATGATCGTCGAGAATCTGAAGAAATCCATTGAAGTAAAAAACTTGGAAAATGATGTAAAAGTTGTTACTACCGGATGTTTTGGATTCTGTGAAAAAGGACCTATTGTAAAAATTGTTCCTGATAATACATTTTATGTTCAGGTAAAACCAAGTGATGCTGCAGAATTGATTGAAGAGCACATCATTAAAGGTAGAAAAGTAGACAGATTATTATATAAAGATCCTAAAAAAGCTGAGCTTATTTCAGATTCTAAACACATGGGATTCTATCAAAAACAGATCAGAATTGCTTTAAAAAATTGTGGATTTATCGATCCTGAAAATATTCAGGAAAGTATAGCTGTTGGTGGTTACGATGCTCTTGCAAAAGTAATCGGAACAATGACACAGATGGAAGTTATCAATATTATTAAAGACTCAGGTCTTAGAGGCAGAGGGGGCGGAGGATTCCCTACAGGTCTTAAGTGGGAATTGACTTACAAAAACAACAGCGATCAAAAATATGTTGTTTGTAATGCTGATGAGGGCGACCCAGGTGCTTTCATGGATAGATCAATTCTTGAAGGTGACCCGCATACTGTGATCGAAGCTATGGCTATTTGTGGCTATGCAATCGGAGCTACTAAGGGTTTAGTGTATATTAGAGCTGAATATCCATTAGCTATCAAACGTCTTAAACTTGCTATTGATCAAGCTAAAGAATATGGTTTCTTGGGCAATGACATTTTTGGAACAGAATTTTCTTTCGATATCGAATTAAGATATGGTGCTGGTGCCTTTGTTTGTGGTGAAGAAACTGCACTTATCCACTCTATGGAAGGACTAAGAGGAGAACCTACTCTTAAACCTCCTTTCCCGGCCGAATCCGGCTACATGGGCAAACCTACTAATGTTAACAATGTAGAAACATTTGCAAATATTCCGGTCATTATCAATAAAGGTTCTAAATGGTTCTCCAGTATCGGTACTGAAAAATCTAAAGGAACAAAAGTGTTTGCCCTGGCCGGTAAGGTTAATAATGTTGGTCTTATTGAAGTCCCTATGGGTATTACTCTTAGAGAAGTTATTTACGAAATCGGTGGTGGCGTTAAAAACGGTAAGAAATTCAAAGCTGTTCAAACAGGTGGACCTTCAGGTGGATGTCTTACTGAAAAACATCTTGACACTCCTATCGATTACGACAATCTAATTGCAGTAGGATCTATGATGGGTTCTGGTGGTATGATTGTTATGGATGAAGATGATTGTATGGTTTCTGTTGCTAAATTCTACCTTGAATTTACAGTGGAAGAATCTTGTGGTAAATGTGCTCCTTGTCGTATTGGAAACAAAAGACTTCACGAGCTTCTTGACAAAATTTGTCATGGAAAAGGAACTGACGAAGATCTATACAATTTGAAAAACTTAAGTCAAGTTATCAAAGATACTGCTCTTTGTGGTCTTGGACAAACTTCTCCTAATCCAGTTCTTTCTACTATGGATAATTTCTGGAATGAGTATGTTGAGCACGTTCACGAACATAAATGTACTGCCGGACAATGTAGAGCTCTGATAACGTATAATATTATTGAAGACAAGTGTGTTGGTTGTACTGCATGTGCTAGAGTATGTCCTGCAGATGCTATCTTTGGAGAAGTTAAAAAACTTCACACAATTGATCAAGAAACTTGTATCAAGTGTGGTGCTTGTCTTGAAAAATGTAAGTTCGGTGCAATCTATATTAAATAA